The genomic region AAAAAGAGATTAACTATTCAATTATCCCTTTTCTTTTAGCCATAGTATATTTATATTTCATTCAAGGCGTTAGACCCATTTACTTTCTTTTGGGTTCCGGTTCGTGGGGTGTCGGTTGCTTCGTGAAGATCATTCTTCACTCACTGATAGTAAAGAAGTTACCACATAATGCAGAAAAGATAGCCGGAACTTCTTTCATCAATGGTTTGATCTCAGGAATCACTGAGCTCGGAGGAGCAGTCCTCTTCTTTTATCTCTTTTCTATAACCGGTTTTCTCGAAATCCTCGCTTTTGGTGTCGGAATCGGAGCTTTTGAAGCTTTGATTACCGGTTCGAGCAAGTCTGCACAGCTTTTTAAAGGCACGGAACTTGAAAAACCGGCACTTGAACTAGAAGCGGTTTTAAACAATTTAGAGGGTTTTAAGAAGATGTGGTATCAAAAGATTTTGCCGGTTTTAGAACGACTCATTGCCGGGTTTATTCACATAGGAACGAGGGGATTGGCTTTGATAAGTATTTTAACATTAAATCCTCTTCCAATTCTGTTGGCAATTGCCAGCTTCACTATTGCTGACGGTGTCATTGGTTACCAGATGTTATATCTAGGTAAACTTAGCAATCTGAAGAATCTTAATAAAACATACCTCTATTTAGCTGTTCTGTCTCTCGCTACTATCATATTATTCCTGCTCTTATGGACAATGATGATTGTTTAGGATACCCCTCTATACTCCATCAATCTTTGCATCTTATCTAATATCAAACTAATTTAACTCACTTAATATCTTAACTCTTTATCAGCTAATCAGTTCAATATGAATCCCCTGATCTTTCTTACTTTACTCAACCTTTAGTGAACCCTATAGTCGGCACCCATCCGACTATACCCCTCCCTAAGGGTAGACAAGAGATTATTTAATCTAACTAATCATTATGTCATGCCGGCTTAAGTTTGTATGTGCTGCTACCTTAATCAACTACTTAGTGGAAAAATAATTGACATCGGTGTTTAAAGAAATTATGAACTATTGTTAACTATTAGTTGTCAATAAAGGGGAAGATAGAGAGATGATCAACTCATCAAAACCCAGTATGGAATTTATTATACCAGAGAGTATAGAATCAAGAAGAGCGGAATTTGCATCTTATGTACTGTCCGCACTTAGAAACATAAAGAACTTTGCGTATAAAAACGAGTGGGGGGATCTCACCGAAGAACCTTTTATAGAGCGAGTAATGATCTTTGATGACAAGAGAGAGTTTGATAGAAATCTGTTGCAGCTTGTAGATGCAGATCCTGAGATAGAATTACCGGAAACATATTGTGCGGCGTTGGAGAACAGAGTGCTGGTTATTGTCACTCCTGAGATATATGCCCAGGTATTCCCTGAAGGGATAGAAAAGGATAGCTATGAAAAATTGATAACTCATGAGATTGCTC from Candidatus Cloacimonadota bacterium harbors:
- a CDS encoding YhfC family intramembrane metalloprotease, coding for KEINYSIIPFLLAIVYLYFIQGVRPIYFLLGSGSWGVGCFVKIILHSLIVKKLPHNAEKIAGTSFINGLISGITELGGAVLFFYLFSITGFLEILAFGVGIGAFEALITGSSKSAQLFKGTELEKPALELEAVLNNLEGFKKMWYQKILPVLERLIAGFIHIGTRGLALISILTLNPLPILLAIASFTIADGVIGYQMLYLGKLSNLKNLNKTYLYLAVLSLATIILFLLLWTMMIV